In the genome of Micromonospora sp. Llam0, the window CGATCCCGTCCGCCGCCACCGCGACCGACCCGGCGGCCCGCGGCAAGCCGCAGGCCGAGCCGAAACCACTGGTCATCGCGCACCGAGGGGCCAGCGGCTACCGGCCGGAACACACCCTGGAGGCGTACCGGCTGGCGATCCGCCAGGGCGCCGACTACATCGAGCCCGACCTGGTGTCGACCGCCGACGGGGTGCTGGTCGCCCGGCACGAGAACGAGATCTCCGGCACCACCGACGTCGCCGACCGCGCCGAGTTCGCCGACCGGCGGACCACCAGAACCATCGACGGGCGCTCCGTCACCGGCTGGTTCACCGAGGACTTCACCCTGGCCGAGCTGCGTACCCTGCGAGCCGTGGAGCGGCTGCCGCAGGTCCGGCCGACCAACACGGCGTTCGACGGCGAGTTCGCGGTGCCGACCCTGCAGGAGGTCATCGACCTGGCCCGGTCGCAGAGCCGCCGGCTGGGCCGGACCATCGGCATCTACCCGGAGACCAAGCACCCCACCTACTTCCAGTCGATCGGACTGCCGCTGGAGGAGCCGCTGGTCGACACGCTGCGACGCAACAAGCTGACCCGGCGTACCGACGCGGTGTTCATCCAGTCCTTCGAAACCGCCAACCTGCGCAAGCTGAGCCGGATGACCAACGTGCGGCTGGTGCAGCTGCTCGGCGGCAGCGGCCGGCCGTACGACTTCGTCGTGGCCGGTGACCCGCGCGGCTACGCCGACCTGGCCACCCCGGACGGGCTCGCCTGGATCAGCCGGTACGCCGACGCCATCGGACCCACCAAGGACCTGATCGTGCCGCGCGACGCCGACGGCGCGCTGCTGGCCCCGACCTCGCTGATCCGCGACGCCCACCGGGCCCGGCTGGCGGTGCACGCCTGGACGTTCCGGGCGGAGAACCAGTTCCTGCCGGCCGACCACCGCATCGGCACCGACCCGGCCGCCCGGGGCGACATCACCGCCGAGTACGAGCTGTTCTACAGCCTCGGGCTGGACGGGCTGTTCGCCGACCACCCGGACACCGCGGTGGCGGTCCGCGCCGCCACCCGCTGACCGGTCCTTGCTACGGTCCATGGCATGACCGTGGACCGGGCCGAGTTGCGCGAACGCGCCGGGCAGACGCTGCACCGGCTGGCCGGGCCGGGCGCGACGTTGCGCGACGACCAGTGGCGGGCCATCGAGGCGCTGGTCGTCGACCGGCGGCGGGTGCTCTGCGTACAGCGCACCGGGTGGGGCAAGTCGGCGGTCTACTTCATCGCCACCGCGCTGCTGCGCGCCGGCACCGGCCCGGCTACCTCGGCCGGGTCGGCGCCGACCGCGCCAGCCGGGCCGACGGTGATCGTCTCGCCGCTGCTGGCGTTGATGCGCAACCAGGTGGCCGCCGCCGAACGGGCCGGCATCCAGGCCCGCACGATCAACTCCGCCAACCTCGACGAGTGGGACACCGTCAGCGCGGAGATCCGGGCCGGCGCGGTCGACGTACTGCTGATCAGCCCGGAGCGGCTGAACAACCCGGACTTCCGGGACAACGTGCTGCCCAGCCTGGCCGCCACCACCGGCCTGCTGGTCATCGACGAGGCGCACTGCGTGTCGGACTGGGGGCACGACTTCCGCCCCGACTACCGGCGGATCCGGACCTTCCTGCACGAGCTGCGCCCCGGCACGCCGGTGCTGGCCACCACCGCGACCGCCAACACCCGGGTCACCGACGACGTCGCCGAACAGCTCGACGCCACCAGCGCCGCTGGTGGCGCTGGTGGCGCTGGTGGCGCTGGCGAGGGCGGGGCCGGCAGGCTCGGCGACACGCTGGTGCTGCGCGGCCCGCTGGACCGCCAGTCGCTGCGGCTGGCCGTACTGGACCTGCCCGGCACCGCGCACCGGCTCGGCTGGCTCGCCGACCACCTGGACACGCTGCGCGGCTCCGGCATCGTCTACACGCTCACCGTCGCGGCGGCCGCCGAGACCGCCGAGTTCCTGCGGTCCCGGGGCTACGCCGTCGCCGCGTACAGCGGCCAGTCCGACGACGCGCAACGCCGCGCCGCCGAACAGGACCTGCTGGACAACAAGATCAAAGCCCTGGTGGCGACGTCCGCGCTCGGCATGGGCTTCGACAAGCCGGACCTCGGATTCGTGGTGCACCTCGGCGCACCGCCGTCACCGATCGCCTACTACCAGCAGGTGGGCCGGGCCGGTCGGGCGCTCGACGGCGACCGGTACGCCGACGTGGTGCTGCTGCCCGGCCCCGAGGACCAGGCGATCTGGCGGTACTTCGCGTCCCTGGCCTTCCCCCGCGAAGAACAGGTGCGCTCGGTGCTGGCCGCCCTCGAAAACGCCGGCCGTCCGCTGTCCACCCAGGCCCTGGAGCCGATCGTCGACCTGCGGCGCACCCGGCTCGAACTGATGCTCAAAGTGCTCGACGTGGACGGCGCGGTGCGCCGGGTGCGCGGCGGCTGGGTCGCCACCGGCGAGCCGTGGCACTACGACGCCGCCCGGCTGCACCGGGTGGCCCAGGCCCGCACCGCCGAGCAGCAGATCATGCAGGAGTACGCGGTACCGGCCGACACCGCACCGCCGGCCGGCCGACCCGGCTGCCGGATGGAGTTCCTCCGCCACTGCCTCGACGACCCGCAGGCCCAGCCGTGCGGGCGCTGCGACCGGTGCGCCGGCGGGTGGCTGCCGGCCGGGGTGAGCCCGGACGCGCTGCGCGCCGCCGAGACCTTCCTCGGCCGCGCCGGAGTGGAGATCCCCCCGAAGAAGCTCTGGCCGACCGGGCTGGAGGCGGTCGGCGTACCGCTGCGCGGCAAGATCGGCCCCGACGAGCAGGCACTGCCCGGCCGGGCCGTCGGGCGGCTGTCCGACCTGGGCTGGGGCAGCCGGCTGCGGGACCTGCTCGCCGCCGGCCGGCCGGACACCGCGCTGCCGGCCGACGTCGCCGGTGCGGTGATCGACGTGCTCCGCGAGTGGGCGCGCGGTGCCCAGCCCTGGCCGGCCCGACCGGTCGGGGTGGTGGCGGTCGCCTCCCGGACCCGCCCGGAGCTGGTCGCCAGCACCGCCCGACGGATCGCCGAGGTCGGCCGGCTGCCGCTGCTCGGCTCGGTCGAGCCGGCCTGGGCCGAGCCGCCGTCGGCGCAGGGCCGGGGCAACAGCGCCCAACGGGTCC includes:
- a CDS encoding glycerophosphodiester phosphodiesterase; the protein is MSRTLPIMLLAGTLLATMAIPSAATATDPAARGKPQAEPKPLVIAHRGASGYRPEHTLEAYRLAIRQGADYIEPDLVSTADGVLVARHENEISGTTDVADRAEFADRRTTRTIDGRSVTGWFTEDFTLAELRTLRAVERLPQVRPTNTAFDGEFAVPTLQEVIDLARSQSRRLGRTIGIYPETKHPTYFQSIGLPLEEPLVDTLRRNKLTRRTDAVFIQSFETANLRKLSRMTNVRLVQLLGGSGRPYDFVVAGDPRGYADLATPDGLAWISRYADAIGPTKDLIVPRDADGALLAPTSLIRDAHRARLAVHAWTFRAENQFLPADHRIGTDPAARGDITAEYELFYSLGLDGLFADHPDTAVAVRAATR
- a CDS encoding DEAD/DEAH box helicase, with amino-acid sequence MTVDRAELRERAGQTLHRLAGPGATLRDDQWRAIEALVVDRRRVLCVQRTGWGKSAVYFIATALLRAGTGPATSAGSAPTAPAGPTVIVSPLLALMRNQVAAAERAGIQARTINSANLDEWDTVSAEIRAGAVDVLLISPERLNNPDFRDNVLPSLAATTGLLVIDEAHCVSDWGHDFRPDYRRIRTFLHELRPGTPVLATTATANTRVTDDVAEQLDATSAAGGAGGAGGAGEGGAGRLGDTLVLRGPLDRQSLRLAVLDLPGTAHRLGWLADHLDTLRGSGIVYTLTVAAAAETAEFLRSRGYAVAAYSGQSDDAQRRAAEQDLLDNKIKALVATSALGMGFDKPDLGFVVHLGAPPSPIAYYQQVGRAGRALDGDRYADVVLLPGPEDQAIWRYFASLAFPREEQVRSVLAALENAGRPLSTQALEPIVDLRRTRLELMLKVLDVDGAVRRVRGGWVATGEPWHYDAARLHRVAQARTAEQQIMQEYAVPADTAPPAGRPGCRMEFLRHCLDDPQAQPCGRCDRCAGGWLPAGVSPDALRAAETFLGRAGVEIPPKKLWPTGLEAVGVPLRGKIGPDEQALPGRAVGRLSDLGWGSRLRDLLAAGRPDTALPADVAGAVIDVLREWARGAQPWPARPVGVVAVASRTRPELVASTARRIAEVGRLPLLGSVEPAWAEPPSAQGRGNSAQRVRTVHDAFAAPPELAAALSGLTGPVLLVDDLVDTGWTLTVVARLLRHSGAPAVLPFALATTN